In Mytilus edulis chromosome 4, xbMytEdul2.2, whole genome shotgun sequence, the following proteins share a genomic window:
- the LOC139518829 gene encoding uncharacterized protein has translation MLVYAAVLFCFKFLNGWEQNLYFSETEFVYSVNRDHSYTLTWNDQRHFKRNVVTFFGSDSSSPHDRYKICIQVKQWIVLVAGISVKYYTGTGTSAHYKKTLNGNFDDNLKEWCTEEREFLHVELTIPNGYNPQGLVHLHIKAVRTYHYQSFKETIIAAIAGIGAYLILIAIVWVLRKQKHTERSSYGNKKTTQKLGNYSQGQA, from the exons ATGTTGGTATATGCAGCAGTGCTATTTTGCTTTAAGTTTTTGAATGGGTGGGAGCAGAATT TATATTTTAGCGAAACTGAGTTTGTCTATAGTGTTAACAGGGACCACTCATATACATTGACTTGGAATGATCAAAGACACTTTAAAAGGAATGTAGTTACATTTTTTGGATCTGATTCCTCCAGCCCTCATGATAGGTACAAAATCTGCATACAAGTCAAGCAATGGATAGTATTGGTAGCTGGTATTTCCGTTAAATATTATACTGGAACTGGAACAAGCGCACACTATAAAAAG ACACTGAATGGAAATTTCGATGACAATTTAAAGGAATGGTGTACAGAGGAAAGGGAATTCTTACATGTAGAACTGACTATACCAAATGGATATAACCCACAAGGATTGGTCCATTTACATATAAAAGCTGTTAGAACTTACCACT atCAAAGTTTCAAAGAAACGATTATTGCAGCAATTGCAGGGATAGGGGCTTATCTGATTCTCATTGCGATTGTTTGGGTTTTAAGAAAACAGAAGCACACAGAAAGATCCTCTTATGGGAATAAAAAGACTACTCAAAAACTTG GCAATTACAGCCAAGGACAAGCATGA